One genomic window of Phycisphaerales bacterium includes the following:
- a CDS encoding SDR family oxidoreductase, with product MTSPSRPTPDNTTKAAVVTGGTAGIGLATARALIKRGWRVLIVGRDPKRLGEALDALGGRAQGTSADVGKPDGPGAIVAACMKAFGRMDALINNAGVAPLVPLAQHTPGLIDQCFATNAIGPAKLILAAWPHLSVTKGRVVNVSSMATRDPYPGFFGYAASKAGVELMVKSIANEGKAAGVKAFAVAPGATETAMFRAIFDESAVPRKDVLDPAAVAALIADCATGQRDEDNGKAIEIVPDG from the coding sequence ATGACCAGCCCATCCCGACCGACGCCCGACAACACCACCAAGGCCGCCGTCGTCACCGGCGGCACCGCCGGCATCGGCCTGGCCACGGCGAGGGCTCTCATCAAGCGCGGCTGGCGGGTGCTCATCGTCGGGCGAGACCCCAAGCGCCTGGGCGAGGCCCTCGACGCCCTGGGGGGCCGGGCCCAGGGAACCAGCGCCGACGTCGGCAAGCCCGACGGCCCGGGAGCCATCGTCGCCGCCTGCATGAAGGCCTTCGGCCGCATGGACGCGCTCATCAACAACGCCGGCGTGGCGCCCCTGGTGCCCCTGGCCCAGCACACGCCCGGCCTCATCGACCAGTGCTTTGCCACCAACGCCATCGGGCCGGCCAAGCTCATCCTGGCGGCATGGCCGCACCTCTCGGTCACCAAGGGGCGCGTCGTCAACGTCTCGTCGATGGCCACGCGCGACCCCTACCCCGGCTTCTTCGGATACGCCGCGAGCAAGGCGGGCGTCGAGCTCATGGTCAAGAGCATCGCCAACGAGGGCAAGGCTGCGGGCGTCAAGGCGTTCGCCGTCGCGCCGGGTGCGACCGAGACCGCCATGTTTCGCGCCATCTTCGACGAGTCCGCCGTGCCGCGCAAGGACGTGCTCGACCCGGCCGCCGTCGCGGCCCTCATCGCCGACTGCGCGACGGGCCAGCGCGACGAAGACAACGGCAAGGCCATCGAGATCGTGCCGGACGGGTAA